Sequence from the bacterium genome:
CCGCTCCCCCGCCACCGCGTCGGCGCCGAGCGTCGCCGCGCCGAGGCCGAGCCGCGCCCGCGACGCGGGGGGCACCGCGGCGAAGCGCCGCACGCACGACGAGACGCGCGCGTTCGCGCCGGGGAAGAAGTCGTTGACCGCCTGCTCGATCGCCGCCGCCGGCCGCGCGCGCCGCGCGAGCAGCCCGGCGTAGCGGAGCAGCAGCAGCCGCGGCAGCCGCTCCGCGCGGTCCTCCTCCACCAGCCCGGCGAGCAGCAGCAGCAGCCTCGTCGCCGGGTCCGCGCCGTCGGGGCGGTGCGCGGCGTGCGGCCGATGACGGGCGAAGGCGCGGTAAAAGAGCGAGAGGAGCCGGTGGTTGAACAGGTCGAGGAAGCCGCGGACGAGCGAGTCGTTCCCCTCGGCCTCGTCGCTCAGCAGATCCTCCGTGACGTGGATCGGCAGCGGCGAGTTCGGCCCGTAGAGGCCGAGGAACGAGGTTTCGACGACGAAGCGGGGCCGCCCGAGCTCGTCCTCCTCGCGCCCGACCGACGCGACCTCCGAAACCGGCGACTCGAGCGTCAGCCGCGGGCGCAGGCGCACCGCCTCGCGAGCCGCCGGCCCGGCGCCGCCGAGCCGCGCGGCGCGCGGCGCCCCCCGCTCCAGCAGCGAGACGAGCTGGAAGAAGGAGAAGCGGCGCGCGGCGCTCTCGTCGCCGTCGCTCACGCCAGCGGTCGGCGTCCCAGTCTCGGCGGCCATGAGAACGTCTCGCCCTGCTTCGCCCCGCGCAGCGCGAGGCGGCAGTAGGAGTTGAGCGCGGCGTACTCGGAGAGGAACTCGTCGAGCGCCGCGCCGAAGAGGAGCATTTCGCCGTCGCCGGCGAACCCCGACTCGTCCACGAGCAGTTCGAGGCGCGAGCCGCGCAGCGGCGCGCCGCGCAGCAGCGTCTCCTCGGCGACGATCCGCGCCGACCGCAGCCCTTCGAGCCGCAGCGCGAGACGGCGCGCCGCCTGCCGGTCGAAGAGCGCCGGCAGGTCGTAGACCGCGAGGAGGCCGCGCAGGACGTCGATCTCCCCCAGCGAGCGGTGGGAGAGCGCGAGGTGCGAGAGCAGCCGCCAGTGCAGCTCGCCGCCGAGCGGCGGCGGGTAGCCCGGCGTGACCGGCGCGATGTTGCGGAAGCGGGCGCAGGTCGGCGAGCCGTCGGTCGCGCGCGAAACGTCGCCGACCCGCAGCCGCGCCGGCAGGCCGCGGTTCGTGCAGGTCAGCTTGGCGACGACCGTTTCCGACGGCGGCGGCGCGGGCGCCGCGTCGCCGGCAACGAACGAGAGCAGCGTGTCCACCCGCTCGTCGAGAGGCGAGGCGCGGCGCTCGACCTGGTAGTAGACCGTGCCCCCTTCGCCCGCGCGCTCGACGACGTGCGCGAACGACTGGAACGCGCGGTACGGCCGGGCGGCCGCGCTGCCGCGGACCCAGCCCTCGACCGCGTCCACGGAGAAGACCTCGCCGTGCAGCGGATCGACCCCCGCGGGACGCAGCCGGTAGGCGACCTTCTCGTGGTCCACGCGCAGCGGCTCGGAGTCGGCGGCGAAGAGGTTCACGGCCGGCGCGCAGTGCAGCCGGACGTTCTCCGGGCCGGCGCGCAGCGCGCCCTCGGGGGTCTCCGAGAACTCGAGCAGCAGCTCGAACTCCCCCGCCGCGACGTCGCCGAGCGCGTCGAGGCGCGGCAGGTTGACGATGTCCACGAAGAGGAACTTCTGCGGCGCGGCGAAGTACTCGGTCAGCGTGCGGAACCCCGGGAACGACGTCGCCGGGAACGGCAGCAGCGCCTCGTCCTCGCCGAAGCCGCCGGGCGCGCCGCGCGGCGCGACCTCGACGACCTTCGAGCCGGCGCGGAGCGCGCCCCCCTTGAGCCGCCGCGTCAGCGCGAGGTAGAGCGCGTACGCCGTCGCCGGGTCGCCGTGCAGGTGCAGGCGAAGCGGCGAGAGCTCGATCTCCTCCGGCTTGGCGCCGGGCGAGGGACGCAGCGCGAGGCGCAGCCGACCCGCCGAACCCGCGGGACGCTCCACGACCGCGTCCTCCAGCGAGAGCGGCAGCAGCCGCGCCGGGGCGGTCGTGCGGAACGGGCAAACGGTCCCTTCGATCGCCGACGCGGCGACCTCGGCCCCGCGCGGCACGACCGTCGCGCGCCGCACCATCTGCGGCAGCGGCTCGAACTGCATGATCGTGAAGCCGGGGAGCGGCCGCAGGACGTGCGGCCAGAGCAGCTCCATCAGCGCCTGCGTCAGCTCCGGGAAGTCGTCGTCCAGCTTCTGGCGGATCCGCCCGGCGAGAAAGGCGAACCCCTCGAGCAGGCGCTCGACGTCCGGATCGGCGCCGCGCTCGGCGAGGAACGGCGCCGCGGCGGGGTTCGCCCGCGCGAACTCGGCGCCCATCTCGCGCAGGAAGGCCAGCTCGTCTTCGTAGTAGCGGTTGAACATCGCGGGTCAGCTCACGTCCACGCGGCCGTCCGGGCCGACGCGGGTCACGAAGGCGACCGCGGCGCGCCCCTCGCCGACGACGAGGCGGGCCGAGATCTCGAAGGCGAGCGTCAACGAGCCGTCCTCGGGCGGGGCGAGGCGGACCTCCACCGACGCGAGGCGCGGCTCCAAGGCGGCGATCGAGCGCTGCAGCGCCCGTTCGAGCGACGCGGCCGAGTCGGGATAGCCGCGGGCGAGGTCGGTCAGGTCGGGCACGCCGTAGTCGGGCGCCGCGGGGGCGTTCCCCTGGCGCGAGTTCAGCATCGCCCGCAGGTGCGCGAGCACCGACGCCTGCACTTCGGACGCACGGTCCGCGCCGCGCCGCTCGCGCTCCAGCTCCGGCCTTCTCAGCCGCTCGAAGAGGCTTCGTTCGCTCATCGTCTTCCGAAGGCGGCGGGGGCCGCGGCGCTCGCCGCGGCCCCGCCGGGCGGAACTCAGTTGTGCCAGTCGTCCATCGCGACCGTCTTGCCGACCTTGTTCTCGATCTCGATCTTCTGGAAGGTCATCGAGACCGTCTCGAGCTCGCGCGTCGCGTAGAGCTCGCCCTTGTTTCCCTCCTCCGACTCGCCGACGAACTGCTGCAGGCCGGAGACGGTGGCGTTGGTCAGCTTGACGGTGTGGTAGACCTCTTCCGTCCCTTCCGGGGTCGTGTGCACGAACTCGAACAGCACGGTCTTGAGGACCTCGTTCGTGACCAGCGCCTGGAAGATCTGCGGCGAGGACGCGCCCCATTCCTTGGTGAAGGTCACCGGGCGGTGCTGGCGCTTGCCCGAGGCCTGGCCGGTGTTGGCGTCGCGCGGGCTCACGCACTCGTAGGAGAAGCGGACGCCCGGCAGCTTGGCCTTGTGCGCCTCGCGCGGGCTCTCGCCCTTGAACTTCCCCTGCTTCTGCCCCTCGATCGAAACGTAGAACTCGTAGGCCATGGTCGTCTCTCCCGCGGCGTCGCGCGGCGGGCCGAGAGCCCGCCGCGCCGCCGGCGCGTCACTTCGCCTTGTCCAGCTTCCCCACCAGCGACAGCTCGAAGAACGCCCCTTCGTACTTGAAGTGCGGCGTCACCTTGAGGCCGACCTTGTACCAGCCGGGCTCCCCTTCGACGTCGGAGACGGTCACTTCCGCCTTGCGCAGCGGCCGCTTGGCGTAGGCCCCGGGCTGCGCGGCGTCCATGTCGAGGACGTACTGGCCGATCCAGTTGTTGAGGTCGCGCTCGAGGTCGGCGCGGGACTTCGTCGAGCCGATCTCCTCGCGCTGCAGGACCTTCAGGTAGTGCGCGAGACGCGTGACGATGAAGATGTACGGGAGGCGCGTGCCGAGCTTGTAGTTCGCCTCGGCCATCTTCCCCTCCTTCGACTGCCCGAAGTTCTTCGGCTTCTGGCAGGAGTTGGCGGAGAAGAAGCAGGCGTTGTCCGAGCCCTTGCGCATCGCGAGGCCGATGAACCCTTCCTCGGACAGCTCGTACTCGCGCCGCTCCGAGAGCAGGACCTCGGTCGGGATCTTCGCCTCCATCTCGCCCATCGACTCGAAGACGTGGACCGGCAGGTCCTCGACCGCGCCGCCCCCCTTGGGGCCGACGATGTTGGAGCAGAAGCGGTACTTGGCGAAGCTGTCGGCGAGGCGCGAGGCGAGGGCGAACGAGGAGTTGCCCCAGAGGTAGCTCTGGTGGTTCCCCGAAACGTCCTCCTGGTAGTCGAACGCCTTCACCGGCACCGTTTCGGGGCCGTACGGCAGCCGCAGCAGGAAGCGCGGCATCGTCAGGCCGACGTAGCGCGCGTCCTCGCTGTCGCGGAACGAACGCCACTTGGCATACTGCGGCCCCTCGAAGATCGACTTCAGGTCCTTGAGGTTCGGCAGCTTGAGGAAGTCCTTCTCGCCGAGGAACTCCGGCCCGCCCGCGGCGAGGAACGGCGCGTGCGACATCGCGGCCACCGCGGCGCAGTTCTGGAGCAGCCGCACGTCCTGCGCGCCGGGGCCGAAGCTGTAGTTGGCGACCATCGCCCCGACCGGCTCGCCGCCGAAGACGCCGTAGTTGTCGGTGTAGACCAGCTTGTAGAGGCCGGACTTGGTGATTTCCGGCGCGTCCTCGAAGTCGGAGAGGAGGTCTTCCTTGGAGACGTTGAGCAGCTCGATCTTCACGTTCTCGCGGAAGTCGGTCCGGTCCACGACCATCTTCAGGCCGCGCCACGACGACTCCAGCCGCTGGAACTCCTCGTTGTGGAGCACCGCGTCGAGCTGCTTCGACATCTTGCGGTCGATCTCGGCGATCATCTCGTTCACGAGGTTCTGGTTGACCCGCGGCGCCTCGGCGCGGCGGTCGATCAGCTGGCGGACGAACGCCTCGAGCCCGGTGCGGGCGACGCTGTAGCTCTCGTCCGTCGGCTGGAGCTTCGTCTCGGCCATGATCTGGTCCAGGAGATCCCCTTCGGCGCCCGGACCGGTCTGAGCCTGCTGTTCCTTCTCGGCCATATCTCACCCATCGGCGCGCCGGACGCCCCCGCGTCCCGCGCCGCGATCGAAACGCCTCACTTCGCCTCGTCCGCGCCCAGCTCGGACAGCACGCGCTGCACGTCCGCTTCGCTTTCCAGGAGCGCCTGCAGCTTCTTCCGGAACGCCGGCAGGTTGCCGAGCGGCCCCTTGAGCGCCTGCAGTGCGGCCCGCAGCTCCAGCAGCTGCTTCAGCTCCGGGACCTGCTTCGCCACTTCCTCCGGCGCGAAGTCCTTCATCGAGTCGAACTTCAGCTGCACGCCGATCTGCTCGTCCTTCTTGCCGGACAGCGTGTCGTCCACGTTGACCGCCAGCTCGAGCTTCTGGTTCCGCAGGACGTCGTCGAAGTTGTCCTTGTCGATGCGGATCGGCTTCCGCTCCTCGAGCGGGCGTTCGTCCGCGCGGAGCGTGTAGTCGCCGACCATGACCATCTTCAGCGGCAGTTCGACCTCGGCCTGCGCGTCTCCCGTGGCCGGCTTGTACGTGATGTTGACCCGCTCGCGCGGCGCTACGGTTCCTTCGTTGGCCATCGTGCGCTCCTCGTGTCCGCCCGCCTTGTGGGGCGGCGCGTCGCCTTACGTCGTCACCCCTTGAATCCGAACGCGGCGGCCGGATCGATGCGGGCCAACCGCGCGAACGCCTCGTCGGCGCGTCGCGCCGAGTCGGGCGAACTCTTGCCGTCCCCCCCGCGCGGCAGCGCGCGGTGGCAGGCCAGAAGCAGTCCCAAAGCCTCCGCGGCCAGCGCCGGCTCCCAGACGTCGAGCCCGTGGCAGCGGAGGTCCTCGTCGAGCGCCTCGGCTTGGGCGAGGGCGAGCCGCGCCTCGCGCAGCTCGAGCATCAGCCGCCCCGCGGCGAGCCGGCGCGCGAAGGCGCGCCGCCGCGACGAGGCCGAGGCGACCGCCCCGGCGAGCAGCGCGAAGCCGTCCGCCGCCCGCCCGTCGCGGGCGAGGTCGCGCGCCTCGTTCAGCGTCTCCTCGAACTGCGCGTCCTGGTCCCCCGCCGCCGCGGCGGCGCGCGGCGCGCTCGGCGCGGCCGCCGGCGCGGGGGCGAGGATCGTCGCGTGCGCCCAAGCCCGCGTCTCGTCCGAGGCGAACGGGGCATCGTTGTCGAAGCGCAGGTCGAGCAGCGCGGGGAACGCGGATAGCAGCTCCTCCAGCTCCGTGCGCACGACGCGGCGCGCGGCGGCGTACTCGGCGCCCAGCCCCTCCAGCGCTCGCAGCGCCAGCCGCTGCAGGTCGAGCCAGAGGACCGACTGCGGGAACTGCGCCTCGCACTGCTCCAGCAGCGCCTCCCACTCGCCGCGCGCGGCGAGTCCTTCGAGCCGCTGCGCGAGCTGCGGGTTCGCGCCGTTGTTCGGGACGCGCGTCCGGCCGTCGGTGTGCGGCGGCAGCGCGCGCACCCGTCCCCACGCGGCGACGCGCGCCAGCTTGTAGGCGAGCGGGAGCTTCGGGTCGCCGCGCCGCAGCGCGGAGGCGAGGCTCTTCAGCCCGGCGAGGGTGTCCTTGAGCGCCTCTTCGCGTCCGGCGCTCGAGGCGAGGTCCGCCTCCGACGCCGCGGGCGGCGCCTCGTAGACCGGCGCCGGCGCGGCGGGCGCCGCGGCGGCCCGCTGCACGGCGACCGGCTGCGTCGTCACCGCCGGCGCGGGGACCGGCGCGGGCTCGGGCTCCGGCGCCGCGGGCGCGGCCTCGGCGGCCCGCTCGCGCAGCGCGCCGAGCAGGTCGCGGAAGCTGGGCCCGGCGCCCGACAGCTTCTGGTCCAGATCGCCGTCGAGGCGATCGAGCGCCGCCGCGCACCGCTCGAGCGCCTGCGCCTCGTCCGGCGCCGCGGCGCGCCCGCGCACCGCGATCGCCAGCCGCTCGGCGAGCCACTCGAACGCGGCGACGCGCGCCTTCTGCTTGTGCGCCTCGGGGAACAGCGCCGGCCACAGCTCGTCCACCAGCCGCGACGTCCCTTCGAGCCCCGCGGCGAGGCCGGCGTAGCCGTCGGTCCGCAGCAGCGCGGCGCAGAGGTAGCTGGCGACGAGCAGGTCCTTCGACGTCTTGCCGAGGATGGCGCGCGCGAGATCGACGACACGGTTCCAGTCGGCCTCTCCCGCCGACGACGGCGAGGAGAGCTTGTCGATCTCGTCCTTGAGCGCTTCGTACTCGGCCTCGTAGCGGGCGAACGATCCGCCCGGCGCGTCGGCCGAGATCGGCGCGGCGATCAGCTCGACGAGTCCCTGAAGGTCAGTCACGGCGCATCTCCGCCAAACAGCTCCGCGCGGCGCCGCGGGGCGCGCGCGGGAACGAGACGCCGCGGGTCTCGGCGTCCACTCATCGTCCGCTCCAACGCTTGAACATCGCGCGGAACGTGGGCCACACGTCCGGCGCGGCGCCGGCGGCGCCGTCCTCCGCGGGCCGGAAGCTGCCGCGCGCCGAAACGCCGAGCGCGGCGGCGTAGTCGCCCGGAGGAAGCGCCTCGCCGACGAACGTCGCCCGCCGCGGGCCGTCCTCGAGCGGCGCGTCGATGAAGACCGCGGGGGTGAAGCGCCGCCAGAAGAGATCCGCGTTGAGCAGCGAGAGCCAGAAACTCGCCGCGAACGCCGCCTGCTCGAGGCTCGTCCCCGCGGGCAGCACGAGCGGCAGCGGGGCCTCGCCCCTGCCCACCGCGGCGACGACCTGGGGCATCGCCCGGTCGAGCCGCGCCAGCGCCGCGCCGTCCTCGGCGGCGAGCAGCCCCTCGGCGCGCTCGGCGAGCCAGGCGTCGAAGAAGCCGCGCACCGCCTCGCGCGGCAGCGGACGCGGCGCGCGGCAGCCGGCGAGCCGCTCGACGAAGGCGTCCCGGTCGGGCGCCGCGGCGACGACGCGCCGGCACTCCTCGAGCGCGCCCCACGTCTGCGCCAGCGCGAGCGGCGCGAGCGCGTACTGCCGGCCGAAGTCGCGCCGCGGGAACTGCGCGACCAAGGCGAACGGGAACGAGCGCAGCCCGCCTTGGTCGGCGCTCGGCGCGATCAGGCCGGCGATCAGCTCGCCGCCCCCGGGCACGCCGAAGAGAAAGAACCGGCGACGGACGTCGGGCCCCGGTCCGCCGACCGGCCCGCTCGCGTCGAGCCGCGCCTGCTCGGCGCCGCGGTGGAGCCAGTCCTTGAGCGCGCGGGCGCCCGGCGAGACCAGCCCCACCTCGAGGTACTCGGGCCAGAACGGCAGCTTGCCGTAGCAGGCCAGCGCGAGACCGTCCGTCACCGCCGGGCTCACTCCCCCGCGCCCTGCGCGGGAGGCGGCGGGAAGCCGCCGCGCATCAACTGGATCAGGCGCGCGACGTCTCCCCCTTCGACGTTGAACTCGAGCGTGACCTTCCCGCCCTTCTTGTCGAGCGGCGGCTCGAAGGAGAACGACACGGTCTGGCCGGCGCCCCCCTTCTGCAGCAGCTTGAGCGGCGCCCACGAGCCGGACGTCGAGGCGATCTCGAACGGCTTCCCTTCCTTGTAGGCGCTGCCGAAGGTCCGCCCGAGGAACCCCTTCCGCTGGGCGAGGACGGCGCTGATCGAGGCGACCTCGCTGGCCCGCGAGCCGAACAGCTCCACCGTCGCCTCGCGCGTCGCCGGATCCCCCTCGCGCCACGACAGCTCGTCGCCCTCGCCGAGACGGATCACGATCGGCTCGACCTTCAGCTTCTTCTCGAGGTCGGACGGATCGAACTTCTTTCCCGAGAGGGTCAGGCGGAGCTTGAGCGGGCGGGGCGTGTCGGTCCCTTCCTCGAACAGCACCTTGGAGAGCGCGAGGGCCTGGTCGAGCCAGCGCTGCGCGGCCGGGGTGAGCCCCTTCCCCTGCGTCGCCTCGCGGAACTTGACCGCGAAGCCGGTGGCGCCGCCGAAGACGTCCACGACCGACTTGAGGTCGGCCACCGGCGCGTTCGCGCCGCCGCCGAACGGGAACTTGCCGTTCAGCGCCCCGAACGTCGAGGCGACGTCGCCCCACTGGCTGCCGAGGTCGAGGCAGGCGGTGCGGCGGTACCCTTCGGTGACGCGCTTGAGCACGCCGACCTCGAGCTTCGACAGCCCCGGCACGGCGTTGCGGCACTTGTCGCTGAAGTCGCCCATCTTCTGCCGCAGGGCGTCTTCCTTCGGCTTGAGGTCCGAACCCTGCTGCCGCAGGACGTCGTCCCGCTTCGCCTGCTTGGCCGCCGGATCGCGCGCCGACTTCACTTCCTCGCGGCACTGGTCCACCAACTCGTCCTGCGCGCCGTACTCGTTGATCAGCGGCGCGACCTCCTTGGCGAACGTGCCGACGCACTCGTTCGACTTCGCCGAGGCGGCCTGCACCGACTCCAGCTGCGCCTTCACCGACGCCGCTTCCGAGTTGCTCTCGGCGAGCTTGCCGAGGCTCTCCTTCACGCCGTCGAGGCTCGTCTGCAGCGCCTCGCCCGACGCCTGCCCGGCGCGCAGCGCCTCGTTCAGCTTGGCGTAGCACTCGCGCAGGTCGGCCGGGGCCGACTTGTCCTCGCAGGCGTTCTGGAAGGCGACGTAGACCTCGAGCGCCGAGCCGCCCGAGCGGCCGAAGCAGTCGTTCTTGATGCTTTCGCCGACCTTCCGCAGCGAGAAGCCGGGAAGGCTCCCGCCGCCGAAGGCGTCCTTGTAGACCGCGAACTGCCGCGCGAGTTCGGCCGCCGGCGCGGCGCCGCGCGCCGCGTCGAGCTTCCACGCCTTCTCGATCCCGGTCGGCGCGCCGTCGCTGAACATTCCGCCGCCGACCTGCAGCTTCGCCACCGCGCCGAGCATCGCCAGGCGGTCTACGCAGCCCTGCCCCTTGTCGCTCGCGATCCGCTCGGCCGCGGAGAGAGTCGGCTTCAGGACGTCGTCCTCGAAGCCGCGCTTGAAGAGCTGCCCGGTCAGGTCGCCCAGCTCGGCCGCGCGCCGCATGCCGAAGCCGCGCCAGAACGAGAAGCCGGCGAGCTTCCGCTGGTAGTCGGCCAGCTTGCCGGTCGCCTCGAGCGCCTCCGGCGCCTTGGCCGCCGAGCCGCCCGTCGCCCGCAGTTGCTCGACGAGCCGCGGCGCGTCGGCCTGCACCTGGCGGTAGAGCGAGCCGTTGAGCGAGAGGGAGTTGAGCGACAGCGCCAGCAGCAGCAGGCCGAGCGCCGCCGGCGCGATCGAGAGGGCCAGCGCCGCGCGCTTGCCGCGCGAGCCGCCGCCCGAGGTGCGGGAGACGAGCCCCGCGTCGCCGGCGATCCGCTTCTTGAACAGGTCGAGCAGGAAGTAGCTGCGCTTCGGCTCGTCGTCCGCCGCGGCGGCCGCCGCCGGCGCCACGCCGAGCGTGCGGGCCAGTTCGGCCATCGCGCGGCCGAGCGGCGTCCCCTCGCCCTGCGTGCCGCTGGTGAAGAAGAAGCCGCGGGCGAGCGGCGCCTCGTGGAACGGGTCGTCGCGGAAGAGGGCCGACGCGAACGCCGCGAGCGGCGCCTCGAGGCGGCGGAACTCCTCCGGGAAGAAGAACAGCCGCCGCGCCTGACGGCGCGACGCGACGCGGGCGAGCGACTCCAGCCGGCAGGCGGCGAGGCCGGAGCAGACGCGGTCCATCGCCTCGCGGACCATCGACGCCGGCTCGCCGGTCGTGCGCGCGCTGGCCCAGCCGAGGATCTCGTTCTTGCGCGCCGGCGACAGGCCGCGGAAGAACTCCACGAACCCGTCCACGAGGTCGCACTTGCTGACGACGACGTAGACCGGGAAGCGGAAGCCGAGCTCCTCCTGGGCGAAGTCGATCACGTCGCGGATCTTCCCCGCCTGCTCGCGGAGCTGCGCCTCGTCCAGCCGGACGAGGTCTTCGCTGGGCACGACGACGACGAGGCCGTCGAGCGGGCGCGCGCCGCGGTTCTTGCGGAGCATCCGGAGCAGCTCGATCCAGACCCGCCGCTCGTTCGGCCCCGACCCTTCGGTGACCCACTGTCCCGGCGTGTCGAGGAAGATCAGCTCGTCGGTGAAGAACCAGTCACAGGTGTGGGTGCCGCCGACCCCCTTCACCCAGTCCTTCCGGACCGGGAGCTGCAGGCCGGAGTTCTTGATCGCGACCGTCTTCCCCGCCTGCGGGCGCCCGACGACGAGGAGCCAGGGCATGGTGTAGATCGCGTCGCGGCCGCGCCCGGCGCGCCGCAGCAGGTCGAGCGCCTCGGCCATGTCCTGGCGCAGCCGCGCCAATTGCTGCTCGTCCACGCTCGGCGCGTCGGAGAGCCCCTGCAGCAGCTTCCGTTCGAGCTGCCGCGCGCGGACCTGCCGCGAGACCGAGACGCCGACGACGACCAGCACGGCGACGACGATCGCCGCGATCGTGATCCAGAGCGCCGTGAAGCCGGAGGCGAAGACGCGGAAGAAGACCAAGAGCGCGCCGATCGTCTGCGCCACGAAGCCGACGCCGAGCGGCCAGACCGCGGGGCGCAGGCGGAGCAGGATCGCCGCGACGAGCAGGGCGAGAAGCAGCACCGCCACGCCGGCGGGCCAGACGAGCGCGATCATCGAGGGATTCACCTTGGCGACGTCGGGAAGCGCCGCGAGGAGCGCGAGGCAGGACATCACGCCCTCCCTTCGCCGGCGAGGAACGCCGCGGACGACTGCTGGACGAGCGGGCGGACCGCCTTCTCCGCGTCGGCGGAGACGCCGCCGGCGTGGAAGAAGAGGACGAGCCAGATCAGCAGGCAGAGGGCGAGCGTCCCGAAGCCGGCGTAGAGCCACCAGCGCGGCCACGGGGCCTTCCCCGGCGCGACCTCCGGCGCCGGACGGTAGGCGTC
This genomic interval carries:
- the tssG gene encoding type VI secretion system baseplate subunit TssG; the protein is MSDGDESAARRFSFFQLVSLLERGAPRAARLGGAGPAAREAVRLRPRLTLESPVSEVASVGREEDELGRPRFVVETSFLGLYGPNSPLPIHVTEDLLSDEAEGNDSLVRGFLDLFNHRLLSLFYRAFARHRPHAAHRPDGADPATRLLLLLAGLVEEDRAERLPRLLLLRYAGLLARRARPAAAIEQAVNDFFPGANARVSSCVRRFAAVPPASRARLGLGAATLGADAVAGERIEDWTGRYRTTLGPLGREAFERFLPEGADASALAQLCDCLSGGLFEREVELVLRREEIPAPVLGGDARLGLTSWLGRPAEDGRVVFVG
- the tssF gene encoding type VI secretion system baseplate subunit TssF; protein product: MFNRYYEDELAFLREMGAEFARANPAAAPFLAERGADPDVERLLEGFAFLAGRIRQKLDDDFPELTQALMELLWPHVLRPLPGFTIMQFEPLPQMVRRATVVPRGAEVAASAIEGTVCPFRTTAPARLLPLSLEDAVVERPAGSAGRLRLALRPSPGAKPEEIELSPLRLHLHGDPATAYALYLALTRRLKGGALRAGSKVVEVAPRGAPGGFGEDEALLPFPATSFPGFRTLTEYFAAPQKFLFVDIVNLPRLDALGDVAAGEFELLLEFSETPEGALRAGPENVRLHCAPAVNLFAADSEPLRVDHEKVAYRLRPAGVDPLHGEVFSVDAVEGWVRGSAAARPYRAFQSFAHVVERAGEGGTVYYQVERRASPLDERVDTLLSFVAGDAAPAPPPSETVVAKLTCTNRGLPARLRVGDVSRATDGSPTCARFRNIAPVTPGYPPPLGGELHWRLLSHLALSHRSLGEIDVLRGLLAVYDLPALFDRQAARRLALRLEGLRSARIVAEETLLRGAPLRGSRLELLVDESGFAGDGEMLLFGAALDEFLSEYAALNSYCRLALRGAKQGETFSWPPRLGRRPLA
- the tssE gene encoding type VI secretion system baseplate subunit TssE, with the protein product MSERSLFERLRRPELERERRGADRASEVQASVLAHLRAMLNSRQGNAPAAPDYGVPDLTDLARGYPDSAASLERALQRSIAALEPRLASVEVRLAPPEDGSLTLAFEISARLVVGEGRAAVAFVTRVGPDGRVDVS
- the hcp gene encoding type VI secretion system tube protein Hcp, which encodes MAYEFYVSIEGQKQGKFKGESPREAHKAKLPGVRFSYECVSPRDANTGQASGKRQHRPVTFTKEWGASSPQIFQALVTNEVLKTVLFEFVHTTPEGTEEVYHTVKLTNATVSGLQQFVGESEEGNKGELYATRELETVSMTFQKIEIENKVGKTVAMDDWHN
- the tssC gene encoding type VI secretion system contractile sheath large subunit; translated protein: MAEKEQQAQTGPGAEGDLLDQIMAETKLQPTDESYSVARTGLEAFVRQLIDRRAEAPRVNQNLVNEMIAEIDRKMSKQLDAVLHNEEFQRLESSWRGLKMVVDRTDFRENVKIELLNVSKEDLLSDFEDAPEITKSGLYKLVYTDNYGVFGGEPVGAMVANYSFGPGAQDVRLLQNCAAVAAMSHAPFLAAGGPEFLGEKDFLKLPNLKDLKSIFEGPQYAKWRSFRDSEDARYVGLTMPRFLLRLPYGPETVPVKAFDYQEDVSGNHQSYLWGNSSFALASRLADSFAKYRFCSNIVGPKGGGAVEDLPVHVFESMGEMEAKIPTEVLLSERREYELSEEGFIGLAMRKGSDNACFFSANSCQKPKNFGQSKEGKMAEANYKLGTRLPYIFIVTRLAHYLKVLQREEIGSTKSRADLERDLNNWIGQYVLDMDAAQPGAYAKRPLRKAEVTVSDVEGEPGWYKVGLKVTPHFKYEGAFFELSLVGKLDKAK
- the tssB gene encoding type VI secretion system contractile sheath small subunit is translated as MANEGTVAPRERVNITYKPATGDAQAEVELPLKMVMVGDYTLRADERPLEERKPIRIDKDNFDDVLRNQKLELAVNVDDTLSGKKDEQIGVQLKFDSMKDFAPEEVAKQVPELKQLLELRAALQALKGPLGNLPAFRKKLQALLESEADVQRVLSELGADEAK
- the tssA gene encoding type VI secretion system protein TssA, whose product is MTDLQGLVELIAAPISADAPGGSFARYEAEYEALKDEIDKLSSPSSAGEADWNRVVDLARAILGKTSKDLLVASYLCAALLRTDGYAGLAAGLEGTSRLVDELWPALFPEAHKQKARVAAFEWLAERLAIAVRGRAAAPDEAQALERCAAALDRLDGDLDQKLSGAGPSFRDLLGALRERAAEAAPAAPEPEPAPVPAPAVTTQPVAVQRAAAAPAAPAPVYEAPPAASEADLASSAGREEALKDTLAGLKSLASALRRGDPKLPLAYKLARVAAWGRVRALPPHTDGRTRVPNNGANPQLAQRLEGLAARGEWEALLEQCEAQFPQSVLWLDLQRLALRALEGLGAEYAAARRVVRTELEELLSAFPALLDLRFDNDAPFASDETRAWAHATILAPAPAAAPSAPRAAAAAGDQDAQFEETLNEARDLARDGRAADGFALLAGAVASASSRRRAFARRLAAGRLMLELREARLALAQAEALDEDLRCHGLDVWEPALAAEALGLLLACHRALPRGGDGKSSPDSARRADEAFARLARIDPAAAFGFKG
- a CDS encoding type VI secretion system-associated protein TagF, with amino-acid sequence MTDGLALACYGKLPFWPEYLEVGLVSPGARALKDWLHRGAEQARLDASGPVGGPGPDVRRRFFLFGVPGGGELIAGLIAPSADQGGLRSFPFALVAQFPRRDFGRQYALAPLALAQTWGALEECRRVVAAAPDRDAFVERLAGCRAPRPLPREAVRGFFDAWLAERAEGLLAAEDGAALARLDRAMPQVVAAVGRGEAPLPLVLPAGTSLEQAAFAASFWLSLLNADLFWRRFTPAVFIDAPLEDGPRRATFVGEALPPGDYAAALGVSARGSFRPAEDGAAGAAPDVWPTFRAMFKRWSGR